One Stenotrophomonas maltophilia R551-3 genomic window, AGTGGCTGCCGATGCCGCCCGTGACAGCCAGGGCGCGCCCCAGGCGGTCATCCGCCGCGGCACCGGCACCATGATCAACCGCGAAGCCGCGCGCGCGCCGGCGCCGGCACTGCACGGCGCCAGTACCGGCGAGGCGACCTTCAACTTCGAGGGGGAATCGGTGCACGCGGTGGTCAAGGCCATCCTCGGTGACATGCTCGGGCAGAACTACGTGATCGCACCGGGAGTGCAGGGCACGGTCACCCTGGCCACGCCGAAACCGGTGTCGCCGGCGCAGGCGCTGAACCTGCTGGAGATGGTGCTGGGCTGGAACAACGCACGCATGGTGTACAGCGGTGGTCGCTACAACATCGTGGCTGCCGACCAGGCATTGGCCGGCACTGTCGCGCCGAGTACGGCCCCGGCGGCCAGCGCACGCGGTTTCGAGGTGCGGGTGATCCCGCTGCAGTTCATCTCCGCCACTGAAATGAAGAAGGTGCTGGAGCCGTACGCGCGCCCCAACGCCATCGTCAACGTCGACAGCGGCCGCAACGTGATCACCCTCGGTGGTACCCGCGCCGAGCTGGAAAACTACATGCGCACCGTCGAGATCTTCGACGTCGACTGGTTGTCGGGCATGTCGGTGGGCGTGTTCCCGATCCAGTCGGGCAAGGCCGAGCAGGTTGCAGCAGATCTGGAGAAGGTGTTCGGTGAGGAGAGCAAGACCCCCAGCGCCGGCATGTTCCGCTTCCTGCCGCTGGAGAACGCCAACGCGGTGCTGGTGATCACCCCGCAGGTGCGTTACCTGGACCAGATCCAGCAATGGCTGGACCGCATCGATACCGCCGGCGGCAGCGCCCGCCTGTTCTCCTACGAACTGCGCTACATCAAGGCACGCGACCTCGCCGAACGCCTCAGCGAAGCCTTCGCCAGCAGCGGCAACCGCGGCGGCTCCAGCCCCGGCTCATTGGCGCCCGGTGCGATTCCGTCGCAGCTGGGCAGCGATGGCGACCGCGGCATGGACAGCAACAACAGCAGCAACTTCGGTTCAACGTCGGGCGGCAGCTCCAGCGGCGGCGGTAGTGGCAGCATGAACCTGCCGCAGCGCCAGTCCGGCAACGTCAGCGTCAGCCTGGAAGTGGAAGGCGACCGTGTCGGCGTATCGGCGGTCGAGGAAACCAACACCCTGCTGGTCCGTTCGACCCCGCAGGCCTGGCGCTCGATCCGCGAAGTGATCGAGAAGCTGGACGTGATGCCGCTGCAGGTGCACATCGAGGCGCAGGTGGCTGAGGTCGCCCTGGAGGGTGACCTGAAGTACGGCGTGAATTGGTTCTTCGACAACGCGGTGGCCGGGCGCGCGCTGACCGGCGCATTGGCCGGCGTGACCCTGCCGGCCGCCGCCGGCGGCTCCTGGAGCAGCCTCGCCGGTGCCGCGACCGGTGGCGAAGGCCTCGGCTGGGCATTCACCGGGCACAATGGTGCCGCAGTCGTGAGCGCGCTGGACAAGGTTACCGATGTGCGCCTGCTGCAGACCCCTTCGGTGTTCGTGCGCAACAACGCTGAGGCCACGCTCAATGTGGGCGACAAGGTGCCGATCAACACCACCACGGTGAACACCGGCATCGGCACCAGCAGTTACAGCTCGGTGCAGTACATCGACACCGGCGTGATCCTCAAGGTGCGCCCGCGGGTGACCCGCGACGGCACGGTGTTCCTCGACATCGTGCAGGAAGTGAGCAGCGCCTCGAACGTGCCGGAGAACTGCAACCCGCAGGAGCGCAACTGCAACCCGCGGATTTCCACCAAGAAGCTGTCGACCGAAGCGGCGGTGCAGAGCGGCGACACCATCATGCTGGCCGGCCTGATCACCGACACGGGCACCGATGGCAGCAGCGGCATCCCCGGCCTGAGCCGGATTCCGGTGGTGGGCGCACTGTTCGGGCAGAAGAGCCGCACCAGCCGCCGTTCGGAAGTGATCGTGCTGCTGACGCCGAGCATCGTCCGCAACAGCCAGGAAGCGCGCAACCTGACCGACGAGTACAGCCAGCGCTTCCGCGCGATGGAACCGCTGAACCAGCCGCGCGCAAAGAAGTAAGGGGTTGACGGCCGGGCTGCGCCCGGCACCCGCAGAAGCCGGAGCTGGAGCAACAGCAACAGCAACAGCAACAGCAACAGCGGGTTTCTGGGGGATGGCGGGGCGGTGTGGGTTGTCAGGACACGCCGTAAACCCGTCCCTGGGGGCTCGATGGCGCCTTGCTCGTGTGCGCTGTCCTGCGCACACGGCAAGACCGGGGTTGGGCGTCCTGCCCAACCCGCCCGAGGCATGCCTCGGGCCCATGGCGCCAACGGTCCTGCCAACCCACACCGCCCCACCTCTGACAGTTTCCTGCTGCTGTTGGTAGGTGTCGACCTTGGTCGACACGCTGGATCCACGCCATGCGTGGATGACTCTCCATCGAAATCGAATATTTCGAGATCCGAAACATCTGAGCCGAGCATGGTTCGGCTCTACAGAAGGCAATGCCCGACAGATCGCAGGAAACTGTCGAAGGCGGGGTGGGTCCGGTTGCGGGGGCGTGAGCCGCATGGATGCGGCGACCGAGCTTACATGGACGTACTTGCAGCGTCCCCCGCAACCGGACCCACCCCGCCATCCCCCAGGAACCCAGCTTTTGCTCCGGCTGTTGCTTCGGCTCTGGCTCCGGCCTCTGCGGGTGCCGGGTGCAACCCGGCCGATACCCTCCCAGTGCTAGGCTGTGGCTACCGACAACCACGGAGGCGGGATGGGGGCGATCGTGTTGTTGCCGCTGTGCGTGGACGATGCCGCGCTCGACCGCTGCCTGGCCGCGCTGGATGCCGGCACCGCGCCGGGTACCGCGGTCTGGCTGGCCGATGACGCGCAGACCGGGCCGCGTGCGCAGGCGGTGGTGGAACACTGGTTGGCGCATACGCCGTTGCAGGCCGAATACACCCGCCGCGCGCGGCCGTTGGGCGAGGTCGCCCATCTGGATGAGATGCTGCGCGCCTGCGAGGGCCTGGACGTGGCCGTGCTGGCGCCGGACAGCGTGCCAGCACCCGGCTGGCTGCAGCAGCTGCAGGATGCCTTCGCCCGCGACGCCGCCATCGCCACCGCAACACCGTGGTGCAATGCCGGCGAAACAGCCGCGTGGCCGCGATTGGGCGAAATCAATCCCGAACCGGAGGACCCGGCGCTGCTGGCACACACCTGTGCCACGCTGCCGGTGCTGCATCCGGAGCTGCCCTCGGCAGTCACCCACGCGGTGCTGGTGCGCGGCAACGCGCGCCGGCGTGCCGGCGGCCTGGACGTGGAGAGCTACGCCGGCTGGAACGCGGCGCTGGTCGACCTGAGCCTGCGCATGGCCGGGCTGGGTTGGCGCAACGTCCTGTGCGAGACCGCCTTCGTCGGCCGCGCAGGGGAGGCCGTCAGCCGCGATGGCGATCTTGAAGCCCTGGCCGCGCGCTGGCCGGCCTGGGTGCCGCGACTGGCCGATTTCCTGATGCACGATCCGCTGCACGGGTTGCGCGCCGATCTGCAGCAGCGCATGCGGCAGGCGATAATGCCGGCCGAGCAGGGCGACCTGTTCGTCTCGTCTTCCGCGCCGGAGCCTCCTGCTTGAATGTTGCCATTGCCGCCATCGTCGTCACGTACCAGAGCGGCAGCACCATCGACGCCTGCCTCTCGCGTCTGCGCCAGGCGCAGGACGTGGCCGAGATCCGGGTGATCGACAATGGCTCGATGGATGGCACGCTGGATATCGTGCAGCGCCATGCCAGCCACGACCCGCGCGTGCGTTTCGTCGGCAATCCGGACAATCCCGGCTTTGCCGCCGCCAACAACCAGGGC contains:
- the gspD gene encoding type II secretion system secretin GspD; its protein translation is MNLRFLPWSFALALLVGCSTVSAPHVQRKGNLTSTTDAGQAAEVAADAARDSQGAPQAVIRRGTGTMINREAARAPAPALHGASTGEATFNFEGESVHAVVKAILGDMLGQNYVIAPGVQGTVTLATPKPVSPAQALNLLEMVLGWNNARMVYSGGRYNIVAADQALAGTVAPSTAPAASARGFEVRVIPLQFISATEMKKVLEPYARPNAIVNVDSGRNVITLGGTRAELENYMRTVEIFDVDWLSGMSVGVFPIQSGKAEQVAADLEKVFGEESKTPSAGMFRFLPLENANAVLVITPQVRYLDQIQQWLDRIDTAGGSARLFSYELRYIKARDLAERLSEAFASSGNRGGSSPGSLAPGAIPSQLGSDGDRGMDSNNSSNFGSTSGGSSSGGGSGSMNLPQRQSGNVSVSLEVEGDRVGVSAVEETNTLLVRSTPQAWRSIREVIEKLDVMPLQVHIEAQVAEVALEGDLKYGVNWFFDNAVAGRALTGALAGVTLPAAAGGSWSSLAGAATGGEGLGWAFTGHNGAAVVSALDKVTDVRLLQTPSVFVRNNAEATLNVGDKVPINTTTVNTGIGTSSYSSVQYIDTGVILKVRPRVTRDGTVFLDIVQEVSSASNVPENCNPQERNCNPRISTKKLSTEAAVQSGDTIMLAGLITDTGTDGSSGIPGLSRIPVVGALFGQKSRTSRRSEVIVLLTPSIVRNSQEARNLTDEYSQRFRAMEPLNQPRAKK
- a CDS encoding glycosyltransferase family 2 protein — its product is MGAIVLLPLCVDDAALDRCLAALDAGTAPGTAVWLADDAQTGPRAQAVVEHWLAHTPLQAEYTRRARPLGEVAHLDEMLRACEGLDVAVLAPDSVPAPGWLQQLQDAFARDAAIATATPWCNAGETAAWPRLGEINPEPEDPALLAHTCATLPVLHPELPSAVTHAVLVRGNARRRAGGLDVESYAGWNAALVDLSLRMAGLGWRNVLCETAFVGRAGEAVSRDGDLEALAARWPAWVPRLADFLMHDPLHGLRADLQQRMRQAIMPAEQGDLFVSSSAPEPPA